The following is a genomic window from Pyricularia oryzae 70-15 chromosome 5, whole genome shotgun sequence.
GACGGCAGTGGGGTGAACTTGGAATGTGTCACTATCGTTGCGGTGCCTAAACCGACAGCAGGTGGAGTCGCTGCTGGCATTGCTGCTACTTCTACTACTACGCTTGCATATGGGGCCTTCCAGCCCCGTCAGCACACAAACCCTCGCATACCCAACGACCTCGACGTCGGGCAGGTGGTCGAGGTCAAGGGCGGCGTGTCGACGTTTCGCGGCGCGCGGCAGATCAAGGTCGAGAGCGTCGTGGTGCTGCGCTCGACGCGGCAGGAGGTAGAATTCTGGCGCAGGACCACGGAGCTGCGCGACACGGTGCTGGCGCGCCCCTGGACCCTGCGCAGGAGGGATGTGCGGAGGTGTCGGAAGGAGGCTGAGGCCGAGGACCTCGCGGGACGGCGGGGTAAGGACGGGAAGAGGAGGAAGCGAGCGGAGACGGCCGAGGCTGAGGACGATGGCCCGAAGAGAAGGGTTACGGGGTTGGAACCTGCCTCCAGGCGGGCAGTGGCGGCTGGGGCTGCTGGCTGTGCTGGTTCCACGTCACGAAGAATCACTGGATTGGAACCCGCTTCAAGGATGCCGGTTATCAGAAACACTGGGCTAGAGCATGCTTCGAGGACGCCGGTTATCAGGGACACTGCCGATGATGTTGCAACATCGAGTAGAACCTCAAAGTCAGAGCCCGCTTCCACGTTGCGGAGAATCACTGGGTTGGAACCCGCTTCGAAAATGCCAGTTTCCAGGCCTACAGGATTAGAGCCCGCTTCGAGAACACCGGCCGGTAACGTTACCAGCGCTGGTACTCAAAAATCACAGACGGGCCTGGCGTCTATGCCAAGGACAACGGCTGGCGACGGGACTGGCGATCGCGTTTCGGCGAAAAGGTTCACGGGTCTGGAGCCCGCTTCAGGCAGGCTGACTAGTGGTGCTACTGGAAATGGCGCTCCGCCGAAAAGAATCACGGGCTTGGAGCCAGCTGCCAGAACTACCCCTAGTAATGCGGTGCCAAGGCCCAAGAGGATCACTGGATTGGAGAGCAGAACCAAACACCGCTGATTGCCTCGACAAATTCGTCTCGAATGTCATTTAATTGAGGCATTGTATTGTCAGGGACCAATATAGGGCAAGAAGGCAATGTCTCGGCATCCAAACGACGAACATGCCAATGACTAAGACAGAACGTTCGGGTTTCCCACCCCGTTGGCCCGTTGGGGACTGATGACCCGAAAATCAGGACACCAAGACGAACTGGTAGCGGTGTGAATGTAACTGATATTTAATACATTTCTTAGGCAATGGATCATTCGCAAGTTGTTGACGGCCGAGACTGGCCCATCTCGTGGTGTGGTGGTTGCGATGCCTTTAAGAATCGCAGGGGGTGGGGTTTACAAGAGTTTCCAAGGCGAAATGTCTGGGATTCCGCGTCATCACGCCCCCACAATACTGGCTTCTCGTTGGCGATTAATTCTTACCGAGCTGCACCTGGGGGAAACGCgagtttctttcttttctttttttcctccttgAAATATACGAGACCTTGATAAAGTTATATTTGTACGGACGTGGCGTGAATTCATCTCACAAACAATTATACACGTGTAAGTTGATCGATTTTCCCCTTGCGCCTAGTTTCCACTTTTGGACAGCACAGTTGTCTTTCTCTGGACGCCACAGTTCATGCACACCATCCATCCTATCCCACCAGCGCCAATGCCAGCGCCAGCGCACGAGACAGATCGGACTACTGCGCACCTTAAATGAGGGACCCCTGGTATTTGATTTATACAGTACATCTCACCCTACATAGGTAACCTATTACTTCAGGCAGGTAATTTGAACTACATACCTAAggtgcctaggtacctacctttacCTACGACCTGATTTACCTTCACCTCCCTTAGGATACATAGAGATGGAAAGCTGCGAGTGCCGCCTTCCATGCTGCTTGAAGCCAGACTCGGGAATAAGGTCATTGGGCTGAAAATGCCAGCCCGGATGTTCTTACCTTCTCAGCCGGGCTGAACCAACGGCCGAAAAGCAAGCGCTTGCTTGCTCTCCGGTTAATGGCAGGTTTATTCTTGGTATTGAGGATGAAGTCCGCCTCTCCAAGTGATCTATGTGGCTTGATTCGGACCCAATGCTTCTCTTCGGAGCATCGTGTTCGCCTGACCATCACACGCGAACCGTTAGATCAAGCATCTGACGAGAGCAGTATCACTTGCTTTTATGACCTAGACAACAAGTAGTTTCTCTTCACACAGTCCTCGGGACTGTAATTTTTATTCCGTTCATCAGAGATCCTAATTTCCACTCGGAGGAATCACATTTCTTCTACGCGAACGTCGAGCCCCCAGCCTCACGAGCCTAATCGTGTATAGTCAACATCTCATTCCAACAGGTATCCTCCCCCGGTCTAGTCCAAGACATCCATACCAGCTACACGTCTGTCCAGATCACCAGTCCTGTCGTCAACTTTCTGCACCCCACCCCTGCCTCTTTCTTCAGCCTGGTCTAGCTTAGTGGCatcgatgttttttttttttttttttttttttttttcagaccTCATGCCAGCTAGTCCGTTGTTTCACTTCCCTCCGCTCCCTCTCTGGCCTCAACTACTTGACTGCACATATACCCCCAGAAAAACGAAAATGCAGTCAACTTGGGAACCTTTATGGCTCAGGAGTCTCGTTTCCTTCGAGACTTTGGCCGTTGAAAGTGGTGAAGTTTCTTTTCGCCCGGTAGCAATAGCCCTTCATATTTGCCCTCACACAGGCCAAAACTCGGTTCTGGAAACCGAGGACTTGCCATCAATATGCGTTTCAACATTATACTGACGATGTTGGTCGGCGTAGCCAGTTGCTCATCCGACGGCAGTGAAAATCGACACCAACATCGGCATCCTCACGCAGCACCAGCGGCTCACCCTGCCAAAAGACAAGTCGCAGACAGTGCCCCAGGGGCTAGGAGTACGACACCACCACAAAGTGTAGTAGCCTCGCCCACCGGCAGCTCTCCAGTGACCCGGCCAGCCAACGAGAAGCCCAAGGCAACTAGCGTGGGCGTATTGATCACCGAGCTCGAGGGAGGTGTTGCACAGATCATCACGGCCCGCCCTGGCCCGCCCCCTGATACCAAGGGTACCGTTATCACCAAGCTGAATACCACCGGCCACGCCACAATAGCACCTCTGCTCACCAGGCCCATTCCTCCGGTAAAGGAGAGATTCGAGGTCGATCTTCAAGCTCGATCTGCAGCAGCAATCGCAACCAGAAACCCGTCGCCGTCCAGACCGGCTGTCGCCAGGATGGCTGCTCCAAACATATTCGCAGAGCCCATCTCAACCAACCCGCCACATGCAAAGTTTCTACGCCGCGATGATCATCCAGTCGGACGGAGCAGCATCACGTCGTTGGCGCCGTATCCCACCAACAAGTTCTTTAGCAACATGTATCTGGGAGGCATGAGGAGCCCGGCATTTCTTCACCCTTACTCGATCCAATGGGCCAAGGGGGAGGGTGTCACGGGCAGCTGGGGGTTCGCCATCTCCCACACAGAACCCAACCAAAGAGTTTTTGGGCCACCTGATCCGAAGACCAAAGCTTCCAAGTACTTCATCAATCCGATTGGAATTCACTCTATCGTTCTTTCTGCCCAGGAGCTGGGGCCTCAGACTCAGCTGGCAATGACTGAACTTTGTGCCTTCAGCGCCATGGCCGAGTTGCGAGCCACTCCCGGGAGCCAGCCCACCCTGAAGATGCCTTTTGTCCAGGGCTCGGGGTTCATTACGGGCATCTATAACGGCGCAAGTCCCATTGTCAGCTCCGGTGTTTACTTCAGGCAGGTCTTGCGTGCCAATCAGAACCCTCAGCCGGGCGTTGTCAAATACAAGATGTTCCTGGAGGACGGCAAGTCGTGGCTTCTGTACGCACGCCACACTTCAGGCAACCCCCTCATTCTCGATGTTGTCGACAGCAAGAACTTTAAGGCGAGAGAGCCGTTCTGGGGTACGATTCAAATCGCCAAAGAGCCAGGCAACGGCGAGGCCATATACGACCAGGCCTGCGGTGCGTATGCCACTTCGATGGAGCTCTCGGGGACGACCAGCGGCACCTCTGGGTCGTACACGTTCACTTTCAAGCGGGCGGGTCTTGCGAGCTCGAAGCTCCTCATGTTTGCGCTGCCGCACCACGCCGATGGCTTCTCGGAAGCATCGCGCCAGGCGGTCACTGGCCTCCAGTTGCAGACGACGACCAAGGGCCTCGCGAGCGGAATCTTGGCGGATTCGTGGACGATACGGGAGACTCTGACCCCGGGCGTCGGGTTCCTGCCCTGGGACCGTAGGAGGGGCGAGATCTCCAAGCTCGGCAACTCTGCTAGGATCGCAGTGCTCAGGATCGCGCAGCAGGAGCTCGCGCAGAACATGATTGACCAGGCGAACTTGGATTCGATGTACTTCAGTGGCAAGGTAAGTTACTGTTTTGGATGTTGGTGATTTAGGCACAGGACATTGAAAGGGCAACTAACCCGCAGTCAAAAACCCACAGGCTCTAGCCAAGTTCGCATCGatcatcatcgtcgccaACGATCTGCTTAAGAATCCCGAGGTCGCTCAGACGGGGCTTAACCAGCTCAAGAGAGCATTCGCCATCTTTGCTGAGAACCGACAAAAGTTTCCGCTCGTCTACGACACTCGATGGGGTGGTATAGTGTCTAGCGCTTCGTATGTGACGGGACAGCCAGGCATAGATTTCGGTCAGTGATATTGCCCTATCTTTCGATTCGATTCCAGTTCATCTTCGCTGACCATAACCCATCCAGGCAACACATACTACAATGACCACCACTTCCATTATGGCTATTTCGTCTACACGGCAGCTGTGATTGCCCACATTGACAAGGCCTGGGGTAATGCCAACAAGGAATTTGTCAACACGCTGGTCAGAGACTTTGCGAACCCTAGCGCCAAGGATGGCTTCTTCACCATGTATCGCAACTTTGACTGGTACCACGGGCACAGTTGGGCTCACGGACTGTACGATACTCTGGACGGGAATGTGAgttgtcttttcttttttcttttgtgtcgCCTCCACTGTTCAAGTCTCGTGGCGGTCCCCCTCTGAGGCTATGCAATGTCATGACAACTAACACAACCATACCGTTCCTACGACATCAGGACCAAGAATCCAGCTCGGAAGACGCCATGTCGGCTTACGCCGTCAAGATGTGGGGACGCGCCATCGGCGACGCAAACATGGAGGCGCGGGGAGAGCTGCAGCTGGCGGCGCAGGCGCGGGCGTTCAAGTACTACTACCTATACACGTCAGACAACAAGGTACAGCCGGCCGAGTTTGTGGGCAACAAGGTGGCGGGCATCTTATTCGAGAACAAGATCGACCACACGACCTTCTTTGGCGCCAACATCGAGTTTATCCAGGGCATCCACATGATACCCCTGATGCCCTTCTCACCGCTTACGCGCAGCGACCAGTTTGTCCGTGAGGAGTGGGCTACCTACTTCGACAATGGCCGCATCAACGAGGTGCAAGGGGGCTGGAGGGGAATACTGATGGGCAACTATGCACAGATCAACCCGGCTATGGCATACAGCTTCTTTGGGTCGTCTAAGTTCGACCCAGGCTTCCTGGACGGCGGTGCTTCCAGGACCTGGTACATGGCTTACTCTGCCggtaagtcttttttttcttgctttcttGCTTTATGACACGAAACCTGGTTTCCTCTCGTTTTGTATACTTTTGACGAGACGGGCCGAATTTCGCTTGAGAGGTCCAAGAGATTTGATGGCtaactttttttgttctgcaTCTGCACAGCCCTGGCGGGTCTCTGAGGAGAAGAGAGAGGGGGGTTTCGCGCATCGATACCCACGCGTtgattattttattttgcagCATTGCATCCGGAGTATCCCAGGAGTCCACTGGTTTATCATGAGTGGAGGTTGTCATTTTCGGCGTTGTTGTTGGGCCGACCTGGTGAGGCCGGGTTTCGGGTATGCTGTCTCTTACATGGGGATCAGCAATTGGATAAGCATTTatcattttttttccctcttttctcctttttttctacaTCTTTTTCTACTTTATTATTAACGTGGTATTCACTGGTTGGCTCGCTATCGGGAAGTGGATGGGAGCATATGATTTGACAAGTAGTGGGAAACCTTATGAGCTTATGCTGGGAAGGGATACGACGTCTTCATAGGTACACACGAGATAGATGAACGGGAACGCAGGGGGCCAAGGGCTTTTGACGAATTCAGGATAGCATTTTAGAATTAGCATGGGCATCTGCACAGCCTACCTCTTAGACAGCATCGTAACAAAACCCATAATTCTTTTCTTACtgtactagtctagttccTAGTGCCACTtggtcctttttttctcctgcaCGATTAATGGATTCGTTTGACATGCAGTCCTAGATGCTTGAtaatcccttttttttttctgaaaAGTGGTGGCGTGATCGGCCATACATTTTGTTTCTAAGTAGTATGTTTTTCTTGGCCagtgttttttcttctttatgCCAAGCCAAATAAGCCACACTCGATTTTTGTCATTGTTTGGATGGAGTTGCATCGTTTCACTCCATGATGGCAAAAAGGTATTGTGCTCAACTTATTAGCCGACAAAAAAGAACAGAAACAAGTTAAATACCACTTTACGGGATAAGGGGGTGGAAGAAGGGGGAAAAATCTGACGCCAAACAATGTGcttctgaaaaaaaaaagacagaccacgaggttggtggtggtgcgggGGCTGAGCAGCTCATGGGGTGGTTGGTGGCGGCAGGTCCAGGCGTTACCTACGTTACCACGGGAGAAGCTCCTTGATACGGTAAGGGGTAAGCTCTTTgaagcttcttttttttttttttttttttcctaccATATACACATGAAACTGGGGAAAGCTCCTACAACTCTGCGGTAATTCTCCTGGGCTTGGCCCGGTTTTTGGTCGAATTGGGATATAGCAGAAAAGGGTACCGCGTATGATAGAATTATAGTAAATCTGtagtttgttttctttgacTTTGTGTTTCTTTGGTAACTACCGTGATCAGTAGAGGTAGGTAGTAGGCAGGCAGTTTTCTCATATTGTCACTCCACGGTACTCTCACGGGCTAATAATTATTTATCTATATTTATGAGAGATTTTCCAGAGATGTTCCCTACTTCCACTTTATCCAACTACCGGTAAGCGCTCGCATTCGAAATTGATTTCTCCGTTTTCTTTTTAAATGAtggtctctttttcttgttgaCGGGGAGGCCTCCTTCCTGATCCCTCACCTCATAATTTCTCTCTCAATGAGGACCAATGACACAATTTCTTTGCACTGCCACGCTTGGCGTGCAGAACAGTTGAAATCTGGCGGGATCCGGGGGGACGGGAACTGTACCGACAgggatttgtttttttggggggtagCTTTTTTATGTTCCTTGTGGGCTTCTTCTCCGAAAATTCTTGGCTTGCTTCACATCTTGGCAAAGGAGAATGCAAGGCGCGCAGCGCGTTTTGTGGGTGGGAACCTGCGGTCGGTCGGTTGGGTTTTCTTGGCCTGGGGGTGGGAACCGGACTATTTCTCTTCTGGTAGTGTATGTACCTACAGACTTCCAATAGCgcaagtaggtacctaggtatacaCTTAGGCCCAAGGGGACGTGCGTAGCTGAACGGAGAAACGACAATGTGGTAATGGGGGCAAGTTACAGAGTACCTAGGCACTAACGCCACTAGATCGGGCATCAGCTTCCTAGGTGGGAAGAGGTAGGGAACTGGTCCCCCAGGGATCTGATTGGTTGGGGCCGTTCTTGTTTCTGCGGTAATGTTTCATTGCAGACCGTTCTTGATTTTACAACCGAATCAATCAATTCAAGCAATTCCATCTCTTTCATCATCGTCACCGTGTTCTCTTTCTCCATCTTACTGTTCGTCTAATCATTACCTGTCCTGTCCTGTACTCTCCTTTTGAAATTTTCAGACTGATTGAGGCTGTGCTGTTTGATATTTGCCAGTAAGTCATACACTACCTTTCCTACCTTGGCCAACAAAGTCCGGATCGAGAGAGGggagttaaaaaaaaaaaaagggtcgcAAGTTGACATCGAAAGTGCCCGCCGCTGACCTCACCTCGCTTTTAGCGCCACTGCAAGACAAAAAAGGACATTACTCCATTGCCTGTCTTGCCTGTCTCTCGCTGTACTCCGTACAAGCACTTACATTTCTTTGTCGCTTTATTGCTTGGGTTTCTTCCATGGGAGTCCCCTGATTGGAATTCGTCCCAACTCAAAAGTTCTTTCCCAACTTTCCCATAGCCATTTACCCAGGCAATCCAGGCATCGCTTGTGTGCCCCCCAGCAACCCAGGCCTCTTTAGCTCGACTGCCGTGTCAGTCTTGGCTTTTCCCATTCCATTTGAATTTGTCTTGGCTCAAAGCTTGCTCTGGGCAgtcttgtctcttttttttctacttgGCAGGCTGACCCAGACCGAATTCTAATCGACCAGGACACAAGTCCGATCAATCCATCAAAAACCGCCTTCAtcccaagaaagaaaaaacccgTTCCCGCACTGCCACAATCCACAATCGAGAAGAAACAAGACGGATAAAAGaatcaacaaaaaaacaaaattaaTTAATTCTCAGGGAAGCGTCTGTGCGCGTCTGTCCAACACGTGCCGGCGCGTCTGCTTTTCTCTGCAGTCAACTGAGTACAGTGTAACATCAGGTTGACTCGGATCAGCAGTGCCTCTTTACCTTTCTCTTACCTGTCCATCCAAATTacaactctttttttttttctccaatcgaggaaaaaaaaataagggaAGAAAAATACAGAGAAAAATAAAGCAGACGAAAAAAAGTACGACCGACCGGACCCAACGCCCGACTTACTCAAAAAGGGTTTTCCCGACAGCACAGGTGGCTGCAGCTAAATACCCATGGTGTGTAAGTACAAGAAGAAGCCAACTTTTCTTATTACTCCGTATTTGTTCTTGTTCCCTCGGGTTATTTTCCTAGACCTAGTCCAAATCGCTCTCGCCGCTGGTCTTCTACCCAATCAACCAGTTCATGCCCAGCATTCATGCCCAGTCGACGTCGAAGGGATTGATCGATTGAGGGACGAGGGACATGACCTCCTGCATGGCGCGCCTGCATTATACTGTCGCACCTCCATCATCATACCCACAAGAGACGGTTCTCAATCACACCTCGACGTACAAACACACACACCCTCACCGCTGTACTTGTCAAGTAACACTATAGCAACAAACGGCACCCACCATTTGTGGCTGTGTTTCCTTATTTTCTCAAATCCATTGAAAGCGCacctttttttggtgttcCAAAAGACCTGTTGTCAACCGTAAACAGCATCTTGGAATTAGCGCATTAAAAACAAGGGAACCCGATGAAGTCTTTAGTCTTTCACACACTGTCATCAACAACAATACCTCCACCTTCACAGCCACTATCATCGCCCCCGAATCCGGTCATGATCTCACCCCTTGGCAACACCACCTGACCAGAGCCAACATCATCATAATACACCCTCGTACAGTTATCATCTAGTACATTTCACCCCGCTAATCCCTTACCAACTCTCTCCTCGATACAGCCTCTGTTAATTTCGTTCGGGAGCTCCGCAACGCCATGGCGAATTGGGCCAAGGTGAGCGGTCCCAATGGCCATACCGGTCCTGCCGGTGCCGGCATCACCAACGGTAACGGTAACCGAAGCCGTTCCTATCATGACGATGATGAGAACACGCCGCTCATCCTACGTCCGGGCTCCTCACCGGCTATTCCGGCATGGAGGCGCTTCCTCTGGGACTGTCACCGTACTCCTGGCGACGACAGCTCCAACATTGTTGTCAAGGCGTTAGCCAACACTTGGCACGTTACCAAGATTTCGCTACTGAGCAGTAAGTATTAGCCCAAGATATCTACTGGCCACATCGAACGGCCTTTGAAACATGGGCATTATACTCACGGTCGGCCTTGTATGACAGGCCCCGTTAATATTTTAATGGTATTTGTGCCCGTTGGCATCATTGCGGGCGTAATGCACTGGTCCCCGGCGTGGGTCTTTACGTTAAACTTTTTGGCCATCATTCCCCTGGCCGCCATTCTCTCCTTTGCGACGGAGGAGATCTCAGTCAAGCTTGGAGAAACTCTGGGAGGACTCATTAACGCCACGTTTGGAAATGCCGTTGAGCTGATTGTATGTCATGCTGCACCGATTCGCCTTGAACTGTTTCGCCGAGCCTTGCTTGTTAAGAGCAGACGCTGACATTTTATATCTGGCATCCAGGTTAGCGTGATTGCCCTCAAACAAGGGCAGATCGAAGTCGTGCAGGCCTCGATGCTGGGCTCGATTCTCTCTAACCTCCTACTGGTCATGGGCATGTGCTTCCTTCTGGGCGGCTGGTTCAACATGTATGAGGAGGGCACTGATGTCGGCATGGAGCAAGCGTTTGCTTCTGGTACCGCTCAGACGACCTGCTCACTTTTGACTCTGGCAGCCGCCGCCAT
Proteins encoded in this region:
- a CDS encoding endo-1,3(4)-beta-glucanase 1; amino-acid sequence: MRFNIILTMLVGVASCSSDGSENRHQHRHPHAAPAAHPAKRQVADSAPGARSTTPPQSVVASPTGSSPVTRPANEKPKATSVGVLITELEGGVAQIITARPGPPPDTKGTVITKLNTTGHATIAPLLTRPIPPVKERFEVDLQARSAAAIATRNPSPSRPAVARMAAPNIFAEPISTNPPHAKFLRRDDHPVGRSSITSLAPYPTNKFFSNMYLGGMRSPAFLHPYSIQWAKGEGVTGSWGFAISHTEPNQRVFGPPDPKTKASKYFINPIGIHSIVLSAQELGPQTQLAMTELCAFSAMAELRATPGSQPTLKMPFVQGSGFITGIYNGASPIVSSGVYFRQVLRANQNPQPGVVKYKMFLEDGKSWLLYARHTSGNPLILDVVDSKNFKAREPFWGTIQIAKEPGNGEAIYDQACGAYATSMELSGTTSGTSGSYTFTFKRAGLASSKLLMFALPHHADGFSEASRQAVTGLQLQTTTKGLASGILADSWTIRETLTPGVGFLPWDRRRGEISKLGNSARIAVLRIAQQELAQNMIDQANLDSMYFSGKALAKFASIIIVANDLLKNPEVAQTGLNQLKRAFAIFAENRQKFPLVYDTRWGGIVSSASSSSLTITHPGNTYYNDHHFHYGYFVYTAAVIAHIDKAWGNANKEFVNTLVRDFANPSAKDGFFTMYRNFDWYHGHSWAHGLYDTLDGNMWGRAIGDANMEARGELQLAAQARAFKYYYLYTSDNKVQPAEFVGNKVAGILFENKIDHTTFFGANIEFIQGIHMIPLMPFSPLTRSDQFVREEWATYFDNGRINEVQGGWRGILMGNYAQINPAMAYSFFGSSKFDPGFLDGGASRTWYMAYSAALHPEYPRSPLVYHEWRLSFSALLLGRPGEAGFRN
- a CDS encoding vacuolar calcium ion transporter; translated protein: MVSSVNFVRELRNAMANWAKVSGPNGHTGPAGAGITNGNGNRSRSYHDDDENTPLILRPGSSPAIPAWRRFLWDCHRTPGDDSSNIVVKALANTWHVTKISLLSSPVNILMVFVPVGIIAGVMHWSPAWVFTLNFLAIIPLAAILSFATEEISVKLGETLGGLINATFGNAVELIVSVIALKQGQIEVVQASMLGSILSNLLLVMGMCFLLGGWFNMYEEGTDVGMEQAFASGTAQTTCSLLTLAAAAMIIPATLYGVLSERKDGHGSDKERDDSILLLSRGTSIILLILYCMYLWFQLRTHKNLFSVDTHESSENGDIEAIDATEPNAIKDEDEDEEEHMTWWAAGIVLVAVTVVISFSADYLVESIEPIVETGVLSRSFIGLILIPIVGNAAEHVTACVVAVRNKMDLAMGVAIGSSIQIALLVTPALVITAWVALDDTPMSLRFDTFQTVAFALSVLVVTYTVQDGKSNYLEGAMLLGLYIIIALAFYATPI
- a CDS encoding OB-fold nucleic acid binding domain-containing protein, which produces MTSGDPPEIYPQYCFHLSPTIHRWCHLRAADVAALTTHPGFEGQDLYFHINHPIKWVRIAGVIVAIDEYNSRRIYTVDDGSGVNLECVTIVAVPKPTAGGVAAGIAATSTTTLAYGAFQPRQHTNPRIPNDLDVGQVVEVKGGVSTFRGARQIKVESVVVLRSTRQEVEFWRRTTELRDTVLARPWTLRRRDVRRCRKEAEAEDLAGRRGKDGKRRKRAETAEAEDDGPKRRVTGLEPASRRAVAAGAAGCAGSTSRRITGLEPASRMPVIRNTGLEHASRTPVIRDTADDVATSSRTSKSEPASTLRRITGLEPASKMPVSRPTGLEPASRTPAGNVTSAGTQKSQTGLASMPRTTAGDGTGDRVSAKRFTGLEPASGRLTSGATGNGAPPKRITGLEPAARTTPSNAVPRPKRITGLESRTKHR